The Lactuca sativa cultivar Salinas chromosome 2, Lsat_Salinas_v11, whole genome shotgun sequence genome includes a window with the following:
- the LOC111883842 gene encoding uncharacterized protein LOC111883842: protein MTSLKLDERLWCTYFPTTLNGNADTWFKTLHPGSISNFAQLKYLFLTNFMQLRKYKGDSHSIIGCKKKEGETVREYFTRFINATLDVSGHDEGLIAGAFRWGLLPSPLSQKLMGKKPQTRAKLKERVERYLRKKEGEAAKEAYLNAMMTKRHNPSHTDFREGGRHFGQVRRPHVRFRPFDRDDRRSRRPEVYTVSEKQQPTKSPKSRYCEYHESKTHDTASCSVLKKEMEEKQLKGDLVKIARSLRAKFDAENAKNAPREGVQPKEIFMIRNKRSREAQSPNRWVPGPLARTLTFSTQDPRPEGWRGDNPLVIQASIKDVTIHRVYVDTGSSAYIIYEHCFQFLPDR, encoded by the coding sequence ATGACGTCTCTGAAGCTTGATGAGAGGTTATGGTGCACATATTTCCCGACGACTCTCAATGGCAACGCAGACACATGGTTTAAGACGTTGCATCCAGGCAGCATCTCCAATTTCGCTCAACTTAAATACTTATTCCTTACCAACTTCATGCAGCTACGAAAGTACAAAGGAGATTCTCATTCCATAATAGGCTgcaagaaaaaggagggtgaaaCTGTACGAGAGTATTTCACCAGGTTCATAAACGCCACGTTAGACGTGTCGGGACACGACGAGGGACTCATAGCTGGCGCTTTCAGATGGGGACTTTTACCAAGCCCTTTGTCACAAAAGCTCATGGGTAAGAAACCCCAAACGAGGGCTAAGTTAAAGGAGAGGGTAGAACGATATCTGAGGAAGAAAGAAGGCGAAGCAGCAAAAGAGGCATACCTAAATGCTATGATGACCAAACGCCACAATCCAAGCCACACGGACTTTCGAGAGGGAGGCAGGCACTTTGGCCAGGTAAGGAGGCCCCATGTGAGGTTTCGGCCATTCGATAGAGACGACAGACGGAGTCGTCGACCGGAGGTGTACACAGTATCAGAAAAACAACAACCAACCAAGTCACCCAAGAGCCGGTATTGCGAATACCACGAAAGCAAGACACACGACACTGCTAGTTGTTCGGTACTCAAGAAGGAAATGGAAGAAAAGCAGCTCAAAGGAGACTTGGTGAAAATAGCACGGAGCCTGCGCGCCAAATTTGACGCTGAAAACGCCAAGAACGCACCTCGAGAAGGAGTTCAACCCAAGGAAATATTCATGATACGTAACAAAAGAAGTAGGGAGGCACAATCGCCAAACCGATGGGTCCCCGGGCCCTTGGCGCGAACGCTCACGTTCTCTACGCAAGACCCCCGTCCGGAAGGATGGAGAGGTGATAACCCATTGGTAATCCAGGCCTCCATCAAGGATGTAACCATACACA
- the LOC111883850 gene encoding uncharacterized protein LOC111883850 — MDLSESGKKRKLDIQELEEIRNEAYENEVLYKEKTRAFHDKMITRKVFHKGQKVLLYHSRFKLIPGKLRSRWVGPFVVTNVFEHGAIEITSEKTGKIFKVNGHRLKPYYEGFQVKNEEVEEVMDPKYEN; from the coding sequence ATGGATTTAAGTGAAtcgggaaagaagaggaagctgGACATACAAGAACTTGAGGAAATCCGCAATGAAGCGTATGAGAATGAGGTTCTTTATAAGGAAAAGACCAGAGCATTCCATGACAAGATGATTACACGCAAGGTATTTCACAAAGGTCAAAAGGTACTACTTTACCATTCGCGTTTTAAATTGATTCCTGGTAAATTAAGGTCCCGTTGGGTGGGACCATTTGTTGTCACTAATGTTTTTGAGCATGGTGCAATAGAAATCACAAGTGAGAAAACCGGGAAGATTTTTAAGGTAAATGGTCACCGTTTGAAGCCTTATTATGAAGGATTTCAAGTCAAGAAtgaagaggtggaggaagtaatGGATCCAAAGTATGAAAATTGA